The sequence below is a genomic window from Lolium perenne isolate Kyuss_39 chromosome 7, Kyuss_2.0, whole genome shotgun sequence.
atttttaaagggtttaagaattaaaataattactagttagggtttaattagaaatcagggtttcctaattattgtTAGGTTTTACAATAATTACTTGTTATCTAAAAAAATGCTTAAGTACATAATTGTTGGGCTactaaaataatattggcttttaatattttcttgagttattactatttaaagaaaaatagaaaatagtaatttgcaaattagggtttatgaattaccaccaataattaagttaatgcaaatatgataaataaaattaatcttaacattttaattagttactgaatagctaaaatttaaatttaaaacctcactaattattgaattaaaattgtattttaaataattgaaatggcatacttAATAagattaaaaataagtgaatttttattttgacacacatttttgttttatattttatttgaatagagtttatttttgtgagcattttgatatattattcataattttctgagttgatatgaattttatatgattttgcaaagttgcagcaatttactggtttttaaattaaacagaaaatgctaAACATACCGATTCGTAACCTAGCTATGGTCACTGACCAGTGGGACCTATGGCCACGTCGACTGCCACGCAAGCAAGGACCGGTCAAATTTGACTGAGGCTGTTGACCTCAccgacgtttaaacgccggcgGTCAGCTGAAGGCAGCGCCGCCGATTTACTGCCTCCCGGGACGCGCGACTAGGTGCATTCGAACGAGTACTGCAAGGCGAaacgaatggtggtggtggtttccGCGGGGACTCATCGGAACTACGCCGCCGATGAGCTCTGCGGCGGTGCTACTCCGGCGAGAATCAAATCAGAGGCTACAAGCGATGCTAGGAAGCGAGAGTATGTGCTATAGacgcgtatgctcaccctgaagctcaaggtgtggtcggaTCCGGCGATGGttgacggagacgacggcgattggaGATCTCCCGGTGATGTGCTgcagaagggaacgaggaaattGATCCTCCACATGGCTCCCCTGGATGCTGGGCTCCTCCCAGatgctccttgagtccaggcgctcctcctggaccacgcaccggaggctggggtggcctcctTCATCTGCTTCGTCTTCGACTCCGGCAAACAGATGAGGATGAATGTGTGACATAGAGGCTGTCTGAGAAGAAATGGAGTGGCGGAGGCGAACAAGGCGTGCACGGCGATgccctccacctatttatagaccaagggaagccctgtggcctcgacacggcgacggccatggtcgggaggtggcggtctctggaagcttctaGCTGGCAAGGATCTCCTCGTCCACGGATAAGCTCGAACGCGAGAGAGGTTGGTCGTGGTTCTGAGTGTCTGGCAACGTCCGGGGTAAGCTTATCGACGATgagatcgtggcctactggctccgccgcgctgtcgagctcggagacgacgacgacgaagtgtTTTCTCCTCTCGCACGATTTTTGATGCACGCGAAACGGTATTTGGACGTGGGCTGGACTGCTCCTGGGCTAACTGTTGGGCTGCTGTGGTGGGCTTTGGGCTGCTGCGGTCCAGGTAAGTCAGGTAagtttctttcttttctctttttcttcttttctatttctgttttcaatttgatttgaattcagatttgaattctgttttgttttgcaggttttaaattatttgaatagcaaaacaattTGATAACCATACTCACTGCCTAGTTTGATTGTTGTAACAGGTATTGAAATATGGATTAGATGGATATTTTGTGAGGTCATTCTAAATTGAAAATATATAGGGTTTATGTGTTTATTTCAATTCTTTTTATTTAAGAACCAAGCCTATTTTGAATGAGTTGAAATTTATAACCAGTGCATGGTAAACATGTTATTAGGTTTTGTTATAACTTAACAATATTAATTGTTCCCATATATTTTATTTATAGCTAAAGTTTAGAATGAATAGTAATGAGGAATGGAATTGAATCATGATTTCATGTGAAGAACTAtttctaagggttttaagaaaatGGTTAGGAAATTCCTATAATCACTAATCTGGTTTTAGTAAACTTTAGCTGGAACTAATTAAGATGGAACCCATGTTTATAATTAGCAATGCATTTGCTAATGATGATTTAATTTTATAGAACACTACTTCATTTGGTCTACTAGGATGGAAAAGTAAGGTTTAATATTTTCTGTGAAGTGATTCCTaggtgaaaggtttagggttttggtgatgcttcactaattgaagtataaaataggcatgaggcatggcagggttataattataatccaaagtaatccatgggttggaattcaaatgtagtttagggtttaagtagtgatcaccaatatgatacacaactagaattaggatatgggcataagctttggttatgtatcactaatggaacatggctctcaccttcaagattaaaggttggtttgaacaagtagaatttaatactactctaatattctctaggatagacatggatatggttagcatctataacctctctcacttctaaatgtcttgtaatagcctaaggttctactcaggagatgatgatatgatcctctaaatatatggtttgcctaggaattctaccttggtatcttctgtagcttgttgttCAGGAAATCtagtaaacctgcatcttgtggtatgcctccacctcctagcttcttcatcttgatcctagctaattcacatggagtggctctatgtgtttgttccaatgtatcatggtacttgatgagcaaatggatgaagggtgtggctctatttataggcttgggcaagctctagtatcatgacacctaggtggtgactcttatgttggttagatgactaaggtgcttggttgtcatgccctcatccatagcaatcctttgagcatgaggtggcatagcttggaaagcaagtcatgtagatattttcatcccatgtggtatgatgattatcctctcatatgatttatctttggatagccaagtgacatttgttactaaatatcttgtggatggttttattattgtggatgagtcactatatcatattggattagatttatattataatattgatcaaaagatcaaggttgaaggttattcctcaaatttggatagttggtgtttgatttcaccaaggcatgatcatataagtttcaaaatactcatagtcagtttgattcaaatagtttgaactataaatcgtaatgtaaatggatttagttttatgatattccatatacttaataagttatgatttaaataagaatgtgtggcttttatgcactttagaccctgtgatttgccttatttataagtgaattaaattacacaccaaaagtagttgctaacttttaagtgttattaagttagggtttgattcttaaagaatgtgttgttgtaaatataattccatttgatctaatccatagatcaaatcatctctacccaaaacaaggttttaacaaagatcacagtgaagtttatagcgcttgacttgatgatctactttaattccagcaagtcaagtgaaacttcagttactgtggtaagttttatttgaaagcgcgaaaatttccccggattttctatgcatggatgcaatgcacactttggtgttctctcattttatagcctctaaacctgggatattacataggTTATAGGCACAGAGTTACCACCGGTGCACCAAATAATGGTAAGCCCACGCTATTACCCACAAGCCGTTGGCAGAGCTAGGTTTTAACTAATGGGTGTAAAGTGCTTGAAAAAAGGGTCAAACTTTCAATATTAGGTATGGTGTGTCGTCATGTATGTCATGTATATGCTTATAATACATTGGCAAAGCTTTCCCCTAAAAATACTGGGTGTACATTTGTACACCCAAGTACCCAGCTGGCTCCGCCCATGCCGCTAGCGTACCAATTGGTGCGTCGGTGATGCCCTGATACCTCCGACATACCACTAGATAAGCGCGTCGAGGGTAAGTCTCGACCAGGTCCGGGTTGTGCCCCTAGTACCGTCGGCGCACCAACATAGTGGTACGCTCCTGCCGACGCCCTACGGGATCTCATCGTCGCATCCCATCCTCTCTGCCCCGATGGCTCGCACACGCTGCGGGAGACGACGCTGCCACCTTGAGCCCACTCTCGTCAACACCACAAGGAGGCGCCATGGACAACAACCTACTGCTGGTCCTCTGCTCTCGTCAACGAAGGAAGGAGGCGCCATGGGCTCgaattttgttttttgtttttaggCTTTTTTTTTATAAAATCACGTGAACTGCTGGACGCTGGTCCCAACTTTTTTTTGTTTGCAAAAAATGGTAGTGCCGATGTATCAAACCCGGTGTGCCGGTAGTATATCCATATACCGCCAGCGTGTTACCGCTGGCGTGCGCAGGTACATCGACAGTAGCCAATGTTAGTCCAGTGACAGTAGGGTGTTTCCTAGTAGCGAAAGTGTATAGAAGAATTGGGCGGTGATGTACGAGAGGGAGTTTTTGTTTTTTAGATCTGTGCGAGACAAGTTCTTAGTTGCTTTGAGACACGTGCAAGAAGTGTTATTAGTCACTTCGAGATGCGTGTGAGTGACGTGGAGCAATCGGGTGATGATGGGCCCGAGCCGGTATAGCACCAGATGACAGAATATTCATTGCCTGCGACCTGAAGCTGCCATTGTGGAAGATTGCTGCAATCTGAAAATTCTGAACTCGCCTGGTGTCCTTCAGTTACTTTTCCTTGAAGTGAAAGTGTGCTTTGGGTAGAGGTAGTACCACACTACTACCAGCCTGTACCGAATACTTGGCGACTCGCCAAATGTTATCTGTCTGAACATTTGCCAGCAAGTGAACCGTGAATATTATCTGTCTGAACATTTGCCGAaatcaatggcaatccgtcagcaAGTTCGCATCAGATTAGTGTCTGGTCATCGCCCCACATGCAGTTGACATATTCTCTTAAATTTAAGAACCAGAGAACCTTGTTCTATTCTACGTACTATGCCTCGTTAGCCATTTGACAGCTCGCTATGATTATCGTCAACCGCCTAACCAACGTTGTCCATTGTGCTTTCGGTCCAAACTACGCTACCGTGCTAATGGGTTTGTTCCTAATTGGCCGCAACCATGGAAGATGAGTAATCTCTTAATTCGCCCGTCTTAATCGTCGCAGATGAATGGTCGATGCCAGAGGACTCCAGTTCCGCCTAATTCCGCCCGTTTCGTCCAAGAAACGCCTAAGCTGTACAACTTAAATTGCCAGTATACATCGCAATCTCAGGACCTTCTAGCTGTAATTTTCAAATTGTAGAGGATCTGCAGCTTACAGAATTCTTCAGTACAGTATACCAGAAACAGAATTACATATATCCCAGGCCAAAAGCACAagtaaatcaaataagaaaaactttGAACACAGTGCCCCAACAGTGAGCAAAAGAAAAGCAGTATCCAACTGTATGTAAAACCATGTACTCTGAATCTCTGATCTAAGTGAAACACTGCCGGTACATATTGATCTTACAAAATAGATATAACTATACACAATAATACACAGCAGCATCACACAACTATGATGCTCATCATTTGTGCATACCTCTGAATCAAAAATCAACGCTTGATATGTTCGCTATTTTATCGCAGAGTACCCAGCTTCTTTTACTGTAATTTACTCATTTCTTTACCGAATTGCCGGAAGCAGAAGAAGCAGAGGCGGAGCTCTGATCGTCGACCTTGTGCACCCTGCTCCTGCTCTTGTGCGCGACGAACAACTTCTTCACCGCGCGCATCATCACCACCAGCCCCGGCGATCTCCGCCGGGAGCTCCTCGACGCCCCAAGGACCGCCTCGCGCTCCTTTGTTGTGGGCATCGGCATCTTCACCTCGACGGGGCGGCCCGGGCCACCGACGGATCGCCGGCGCGACACGTCGAGTGAGGCAACGAAAAGATCGGTCTTCCCTCCGCTCGGCGCCTCGTCGTCGTTGAGGTCCTCCCACAGACTGTCCatcagctcctcctcctcctcctcgaaccaGCCCGCGTAGTCGCTGAGGGCGGGGGAGCGGCACGCGCCGGGCGTCGCGCGCCACGGCGACCCGCCGCAGTCTGCGGCGGAGAAGCTCCGGCGGATGGGCGATGAGAGCATCCACGCCGGTGGCGGGGACGACGGTGACACCCTGCCGTGGTAGCGGTGGTGACCGTTGAGGAgctgcggcggtggcggcgtgggGAAGGTGAAGTCGCCGTCGTCTGCTTCTTGCGGCTGCGGCATCGGCTCCTccccggggtttggagttttccttGCTCCGCTCTGCTACTGCTGGATGCTGCCGACCTCGTCGAGtcgtcgccttcttcttctttcctcGGGAGACGAGATTTCTGGGGGCGCGAGATCGTCGGGATCGATGAGGttcgaatggaatggaatggaacgaCAACAGCAGCATGGATGGTGGCTGTTTTTATACGCCGTTAATACTCCACTCTGACTTCACTTGTCTGCGTGGCCTAAGTTGAAACTGACGCGATTCTTGTAGTAGCTGTAACGTTAGGTGATCACGCGATTCTTGGAGTATCACTGAAGATTACTGTATCATACCCAGCTGACAGATGTACTCGATCACTGGAAAAGAAGTTAAATACTCCATCCATTTCAATGAATAAGGCATTCTTGTTTTTTTTGTGTAATCAAGAAATAttttaaatatataaagattttgctataaaattagcatcattacaAAGTACTgtatttttttttgcgaattacaAAGTATATTTTTTTTATTAAGAATTACTCATGTTCAGATAGCTGCACTGCATCGCAAACATGTGTCTCGCCATACCTAGTTGCTCCTAGCTCCATGTCGTTGTTGTCTCCAAATACCAAACCCTACTTAGGTCCGATCAATGAGAGAATAGGGGGGAATGAGGAAACAcgggattttttttttgttgtggAACACAATATGTACGCACACCCCTATCCCTATGAGCATTTTCAGGAGAATGCGTCCACGAAACTTTATCCGACATGTC
It includes:
- the LOC139833270 gene encoding uncharacterized protein; this translates as MPQPQEADDGDFTFPTPPPPQLLNGHHRYHGRVSPSSPPPAWMLSSPIRRSFSAADCGGSPWRATPGACRSPALSDYAGWFEEEEEELMDSLWEDLNDDEAPSGGKTDLFVASLDVSRRRSVGGPGRPVEVKMPMPTTKEREAVLGASRSSRRRSPGLVVMMRAVKKLFVAHKSRSRVHKVDDQSSASASSASGNSVKK